The Campylobacter concisus genome segment CAGACAAATTTATATTATTAAGGAAAAAATAGTAGAATTTTGCAATTTTTCACGAAGGACTAAAATGATACAAACTTGCCTATTTCCAGCGGCTGGATATGGAACGAGGTTTTTGCCAGCTACAAAATCACTCCCAAAAGAGATGTTGCCAATCCTTACAAAACCGCTCATTCACTATGGCGTTGATGAGGCGCTTGCGGCTGGCATGGATAATATGGCGTTTGTCACAGGACGCGGAAAAAGGGCACTTGAGGACTATTTTGACATTAGCTACGAGCTAGAAAAAGAGATCGCAGGCAGCTCAAAAGAGTCGTTGCTTAGTGAAGTTAGAAATTTAATGAGTTCATGCACATTTTCATTTACTAGGCAAAATGCTATGAAAGGGCTTGGACACGCCATTTATACGGGCAAAACTCTAGTTCGTGACGAGGCATTTGGGGTCATTTTGGCAGATGATCTATGTATAAATGAAAATGGCGAGGGTGTGCTTTCACAGATGGTTAAAATTTATGAGAAATATCGCTGCAGCGTCGTTGCAGTGATGGAGGTGCCAAAAGAGCAGACTAAGTCTTATGGCGTCGTAAGCGGCAGGTTTATAGAAGATGATCTTATAATGGTTGATGATATGGTTGAAAAGCCTGATCCTACCGAGGCTCCGACAAATTTAGCTATCATTGGACGCTACATCCTAACGCCAGATATTTTTAACATTTTAGAGCGAACAAAGCCAGGTAAAAACGGCGAAATTCAGATCACGGACGCATTAAAAGCGCAGGCAAAAGATGGCATGGTGCTAGCTTATAAATTTAAAGGCAAGAGATTTGACTGTGGTAGCATCGATGGTTTTGTCGAGGCTACAAATTTCTTTTACGAGCGAAATAAATGATAGAAACTTGCTTTAAATTTAACTTTGCAAGCAGTGAGGTTATCGACTCCTACGCCAAGAGGATAAACGATGAGTATGAAAGCGGCGAGATAGGCTACTATCACCTACCAGCCCTTGGGCAAAATTTGCTTGGCGAGATCGAGGAGTATGAAAAGGGGCTAGCTCATATCAAAAATGTCGTGCTAGTCGGCATTGGCGGCAGCAGTCTTGGCGTAAAGGCGCTAAAATCGATGCTTGATGGCACTAAAGGGATAAAAAGAGAGCTTTTATTTTTAGATAACGTCGATCCTTGCAGCTACAAAAACACGCTTGATGGAGTAAATTTTGACGAGATGCTTTTTATAATAAGCTCAAAATCAGGCAATACGATCGAGACAATCACTATTTTTAAGTGCCTGCTTGATGACTTTAAGCCTCAAAATTTAGGCAAAAATTTCCTCATCATCACTGATCCTGGGACAAATTTAGAAAATTTTGCCAAAGAAAATGGCATTAAATTTTTTAATATCCCAAAAAATGTTGGAGGGAGATTTAGTGTGCTAAGTGCGATAGGTCTTGTGCCTCTTGGTATCTGTGGCTACGATATAAAGGCACTTCTGGAGGGTGCGCTTGCTTGCAAGAAGCAATACATCGAGCAAAAAGATAGCTCCATAGTCGCTAAAGCTTACCACTACGCCACTAGCAGAAATGCCAGTATAAATGTCATATTTAGCTACTGCGATAGATTTTTTGAATTTAACGACTGGTATGTGCAGCTTTGGGCGGAGAGTCTTGGCAAAAAAAGAGGCTACAAAAGAGTTGGTCTTACGCCAGTTGGACTTGTCGGCAGCCGTGATCAGCACAGCTTTTTGCAGCTTATCATGGACGGCGTAAAAGATAAGAGCGTGACGTTTATAAAGATAAAAGATCACGCAAGTGACAAGACTATTCCAAGCTTTAGCCTAAAAGGGCTTGAGGAGTGCGATTTTGTAGCAGGACTTAGCCTAAATGAGCTTATAAATTTGCAGTGCGACGCAACGGCTATGGCACTCGTGCAAGAGGGGATAAGTGTCGATACGATCACACTTGAGAGGCTTGATGAATTTCACGCTGGCTGGCTAATTTTTTATTACGAGCTACTAACC includes the following:
- a CDS encoding glucose-6-phosphate isomerase, which translates into the protein MIETCFKFNFASSEVIDSYAKRINDEYESGEIGYYHLPALGQNLLGEIEEYEKGLAHIKNVVLVGIGGSSLGVKALKSMLDGTKGIKRELLFLDNVDPCSYKNTLDGVNFDEMLFIISSKSGNTIETITIFKCLLDDFKPQNLGKNFLIITDPGTNLENFAKENGIKFFNIPKNVGGRFSVLSAIGLVPLGICGYDIKALLEGALACKKQYIEQKDSSIVAKAYHYATSRNASINVIFSYCDRFFEFNDWYVQLWAESLGKKRGYKRVGLTPVGLVGSRDQHSFLQLIMDGVKDKSVTFIKIKDHASDKTIPSFSLKGLEECDFVAGLSLNELINLQCDATAMALVQEGISVDTITLERLDEFHAGWLIFYYELLTSATGIMLGINTYDQPGVEIGKRILKTMLLK
- the galU gene encoding UTP--glucose-1-phosphate uridylyltransferase GalU, whose amino-acid sequence is MIQTCLFPAAGYGTRFLPATKSLPKEMLPILTKPLIHYGVDEALAAGMDNMAFVTGRGKRALEDYFDISYELEKEIAGSSKESLLSEVRNLMSSCTFSFTRQNAMKGLGHAIYTGKTLVRDEAFGVILADDLCINENGEGVLSQMVKIYEKYRCSVVAVMEVPKEQTKSYGVVSGRFIEDDLIMVDDMVEKPDPTEAPTNLAIIGRYILTPDIFNILERTKPGKNGEIQITDALKAQAKDGMVLAYKFKGKRFDCGSIDGFVEATNFFYERNK